CTAAATTTCAAAGAGGGTGGGGGAGGTTTATAAGCACTGGACAATACCCATACTCTCAAATGCATCCAAAATGATCAAATCACAAGCTCCTTCAGGAACAGCCTTCAGAAAATCAACCCTGCGATGTTGAAATTAAAGTAAGTTAAATTAAATAATCTCTCGCAACTTATTTATATTCATCAATGTGTAAGGACTATTGAATGTGGATCCTCGTACCCAACTGCTATTTCAGGGAAGAATTGCCAGTAAACCTGCAACAGGACACAAAAGTACATGGATATGCCTTGGTCCTCCTGAACCTTAGGATTTGATGAGCAATGAGAAGCTCAACCTTAAAACTTTGGAAGGTTTTTGTAGTTTATTTTCGCTTATGTCAATCATCATTTGGACGATTTCATATATATCGATTTGTTCCACAGACGAGTGACGAGTTATTTCCCTCAGAATGCCTCCATCTCCCCCACCAACAAGCAGCAGCCGTAAAACTATCAAGTGAGCACTTTAACAGCATAAAAACTTAAAAGACGAAAGCTGTTGGAAAGAAATAAACAGAGAGGCCATCTTCTTTGGGTTCAGGATTAAGCAGCAGGGAAGATGCGTGAGCATCTCTTGGTAAACAAACTCATCCTTCCGTCAGTTGGACTTAACTATCCAGAATTGCCACTTTGCCATGCTTCACTGATTATGAACAATCGATTATATGTCAAAAGCCACAAGACATTTATCTACTCGCCGCGAGTAAAAACACCATCCAAAACGCCGTCAACTCGATTAACAGTTGTTGAAATGGTTTCTTCGGTAGGGGGAGTATCAGACGGAAGTCAATCTGATGTTTCATGAGATCTACttactgattttggaaaattaatgatttgctaAAACAATCTTCCCCAAGAAAATCTTAATTGAGGTGGTGGTATATATGCAGAGTTAGTGTAAGCTCATCGATCTTCATGATTCATCAGGATCCAATCCGTACCCTAAATACTAATAGCGTAGCCATTGCTTTGTTGCTGGTGTAAAATTGGAGAGCGATCATGGAAGGTAACAAATCACCTGGAAAACAAGAAGCTCCTCGTATTTGGACTTCCATGAAACAACACCTTGTCCACCTCATAGAAGCGTAGCTTCCCTTCAAAACGAAAAATCAGGAATATCATACTTCGACCGCGTCGTAAGGATTCATCTTTGATTCATATTATTAGTCTTGATGTGTGGTGATATTATTTAAGCAGTCCATGCATGAGTTCTATCAACTAATCGAACCAGTCTCCGGTGATAGGTTatacttcttttcttctctagtCAGATGAGATTACTTCACAAAAGCATTCGTGGTGAGTGCCTATTTGTCTTCCAAGAGGGTTGGGCGAGCTAGCCTTTGGCAGTAGCTTTTTGTTTGGTATACCATGTGTGTCCATTTGACAAGTTTTGGCAAGCTACGAACCTAGAAGCTCTCGTTTGCTCTACTCTGGAAAATGGTATGAATAATCTTCTGGTTAATTTGATGTGACATCTAGCAAGAAAATGTTATTAGTAAGTATAATTAAGATAGTTTAGTACCCTATCGAACAGACAGCAGGGTTTGGAGTGAAGAAGGCAAACCCACTCGCTGGGATCTGGTTGGTCATTTCCATAGTCCTCTTGTATTTAGTAGGTTGTAACAAAGTATTCAGATCTGATTAAGTAATAGTTCAAGAAAAAATGGACATTCATGGATTCAGATCAGCTCTCAGACATTTCAGGAATGAAGCAAAGCACCTGTTTTGATTACCATGACGGACGGCTCCCGTTCATAAAGCACAGCGCAATGTAATCGGCTTAAAGAATGTCCCTGTTGCATCCATATCCCAAATATTTTGTTCGGATCTCACTTCATTGCCAAAATTACAATGAAGCTCCTGGTCATTTTAAGCATCAGGGGCATGATAAATTGTCGTCACCAAATGAAGAACGAACAAAAGGATGCAAATTCGATACATAAAGACACTGACAGATGGTGTGAACGTGTGAGATGTGGACATAGGCatgatgaaaaataagaaagagtgCAACATGATTCCTACCAGATTTCTCCCGTACAGGATGTTACTTTTGACAGAATCAAAGCCATAACTCCACCATCAGATTGAGCAATCTATGCATTAGcaattcaattgacaaagtgGAATAAAGATCCTTGGATATTCATCATCTCAACATCGGGTGTCCTGGATTTGAGAAAAGTAATAATTTTATGATGCTGCCTCCAGTGACTTATTAATCCATGACAGAATTAGTGGACATAAGCgactaaaaatgcaattgaaaccACATAAACGTGAGTAGTTGCTATGATCAATTAATCCTTAGAAGTGTTATTCCACATTGGTTGAATAAAGGGTATCTTTGGGGGTCATATACATGCAGTCTACCTCTAACTAATACTTAAAGCTTTTGTGTTGAACTTTTGCTAATAATGAATGAAGTTCTGTTTTATTATGcatgaatgaatgaaagaatCACATAATAAACATCCTATGCTCTAGGAAACCAACTTTAATAGAACTTGGAAAAAGGTAATACTCTGTTTGCATAAGAACATATTCACGTCATGTCAAGGATGAAGAGTCTTACTCTGTGACTGATGACGAATAATGACATGCAATATCATGTACTTGAGAGGCATTCTTGAACACCCAAACAACCTTTTATGGATTAATGAAAAGATAGAGTACAATTGTTCAACAAAAGCGGATTTGAACAGTGAAACATAATTATCTGCAACAATCAAATTGGACAAAACAAATGTCGCTTATTTCATGGTGGCAACGTCTAAAGCCTCTAAACTAAGCTCCAAAGACTGATCTTCTTCCTTACTATTCAACAATCAAGCTTTCCCAAATAGCACAGATGGAGTTTCTGCAAGCGAATCAGGGAGAGACTTCAAAACAGAACTGTTaaatatgactcgagtttgagcgtttgctaAAACGCGAAATTTGGTGGACTCGCGAAGGAGTTGCTGGactaaaagaggaaatataaaaataaaataaagaaggaaagttCTTTGCTGCAAAGCCTAAGCCTGAGGATTCCgaattgaaggaaatcaatTCGTGAGTCTTGGCGTGAAGGAGTCCACGcgtgaaagaaaaggaaacgaaGGTGGGCCCATGGTCAAAGTTTTGACCTCatgggcacacgtataaaagagCTGCCGAAGCCCTTTACGAAAAAGAGAAGTCGTAGAGGGGAGCCGTGAAAGAGGGTTTCTTCTTTTCGGTGAGTTGCTGCCGCACGAAGCCACACACGATTGTTGAGCGAAGCCGCATATTGAAGCGCCGTTAATCTAGCCGGTGCTTGGCGGGTTTTTCATTCGtgcaattacatccaagaagtttagtgtttgtagtcgattaaatcttgaggtaagatttgcgtgtaattccgccgtgagattgagagattattttagaggaatttcggggctaaacactgtgtgcgttattgggtgtaattgggttTGGGAaataccgagagagtgtttaagtgactcgagtgtgtaatctccttgtatcgcttgatttatagtgaaattcactgCTGCTCTTCCCGTGGACGTaagtctttacgactgaactaCGTAAATCTAgtatccgatttatttttctttttttgtctatattttgttcgatcgctcgcccaaTCGCAACGAGTGGTATCGAGCAGacttggctaagttgaagcgaatcgatggcgacagaagaagtaaaagtgaaaatcaacagatttgatgggaatgattttaGTTTACGGAAGATGAGATTAAAGATTATATTTACCAAATGAATCTGCACTTACTTTTATCTGGGGAGAAACCAGAtatgatgaagcaagctgattgggatttgctggatagacgagctatgggtgttattcggctgacgttggctcgtaacgttgCGTTTAACATTTTGAAAgagaagaccactgctgatttgatgcaagccctgtcggatatgtacgagaagccctctgcgatcaacaaggtctatttgatgcgacgtacatttaacttgaagatgaaagaaggtgcgttagttgcagatcatatcaatgaattcaatgtgattgttagtcaattgagttcagttgagattgattttgaagatgaggtacgtgctttgattctattatcctcattgcctgatagttggaatactactgttactgctgttagtaattcctctgggtcaacaagtttgacattTGATGGGGTTCAAGATTTAATTATGAGCGAGgatattcgtagaagagaatctggcgaatCTGTATCTACTGCTCTAATAGgtaaaaatagaggaagatctataACACGTATGGGTAATGGTaatactaatatgaacagacgtagtCAATCTAAAACTGataatgttgtctgttggagctgtggcaagagggggcatcttagaagggattgccttaagctgaagaatgagaagggtaagggaattataattgattctgcagataatgttgcagctgtagcaaataatgccgattatgtcttgtctatcactaatgattcatcgcttgatggatggattattgattctggttgttcttttcatgtcacgccaaatagaaactggtttatcacttatcggTGCACGGGTAGTGGTAAAATCCAGTTAGGAAACAACGCtaagtgcgatgttgtgggtgttggtgatgttaaaatcaaaatgcatgatggtatggtgaggacattgactggagtgagaCATCttcaagaattgaaaaagaatttaatttccttgggtgccctagattcagctggttgcaagtattcttcaaaaggtggagttctgaagATTGTTCGAGATGCtctggtgataatgaaaggaatcaagcacgatggcctgtataaacttcaagatgAGACAGTGATAAATTTCGCTGCGGAGACGTCAGATGCATATGTTCGAGAGTCTTTTGACTACTCGAGAaagacctgggtgtttgtgccaaggcacaagtttgatgctggtgtcaggatcttgcagtcaagagctttgatcgagacagagactggtaagtcgatcaagcatgtgcagaCTGACAATAGCATGAAGTTTTGCTCGGagctggcaaataaattctgcataaAAAaagggcatagtgaaacaccgcactagtgccagtaaatcacaacaatttgcaaaattgattaacagaacattactagagatggcccgaaaaattatctctagtgtTGGTATTGCTATGAGCATTCTAGCTTATGTGCTTAGTACAGTAAGCtgcctggtgaatagatccccatcgaCTGCGATTGGATATcagactcctgaagaagtgtgatcaggtaacgttgctgattattctattcttagaatgtttggttgctcgtgttattttcgagtgagtgatggtaagcttgattgGAGGGCAAGGTgtatattccatggctatgcacaaggtgagcgggGCAATCAATTGTGGTGcccagatataaattcacctgttgaCAGCAAagaagttacccttgatgagTCTCCAATACTTCTAGCTAGGAGCTTTTGTGGCAGTGTTAATACAGATCTAAatggtgttcagcttgaggtagagttgcaaccagaaactcctgaggtagcgagtacGAGTACTAGCAAGATAATCGACACAGATGGTGCTCATAgtgaggtggagcctatagagccaacagttgctgtaactgctgaaattaacaaggtacgttTTCAATCTCCTaatagatatggatgcaacaatggttttgctttatctgcggttAAGGAGGTTGCGTCGGAAAATCCTTGTGGAGCAGTTAAaagtgcatgtggagttggtattctaaTGAGGTCCTCAATTATGGTGAAGTTCAAGCGATGCTTGAACTTGAATAATATATGTGGCAGTTAAGCCCATCGggggctatgggaaagtagcagcagaatttgaatttttacgaATCGATTGTAATTTGGCTCAAACGTCAAGCCAAGTTGGAGATTGTTAAATATGACTCAAGTTTGAGCGTTTGCTAAAACGCGAAATTTGGTGGACTCACGAAGGAGTTGCTGgactaaaagaagaaatataaaaataaaataaagaaggaaagttCTTTGCTGCAAAGCCTAAACCTGAGGATTCCgaattgaaggaaatcaatTCGTGAGTCTTGGCGTGAAGGAGTCCACGcgtgaaagaaaaggaaacgaaGGTGGGCCCATGGTCAAAGTTTTGACCTCatgggcacacgtataaaagagCTGCCGAAGCCCTTTACGAAAAAGAGAAGTCGTAGAGGGGAGCCGTGAAAgagggtttcttctttttggtgagTTGCTGCCGCATGAAGCCACACACGATTGTTGAGCGAAGCCGCATATTGAAGCGCCGTTAATCTAGCGAGTGCTTGGCGGGTTTTGCGTATAATTCCtccgtgagattgagagattattttagaggaatttcggggctaaacactgtgtgcgttattgggtgtaattgggatttgggaaacaccgagagagtgtttgagtgactcgagtatgtaatctccttgtatcgattgatctatagtgaaattcgctacTGCTCTCCCTGTGGACGTAAGTCTTTACAAGTGAACCACGTAAAtcggtgtccgatttatttttctttttttgtctatattttgtttgatCGCTCGCCCAATCGCAACAAGAACAAAGCAGCACCAACGATCGAGGGCTCAATTATGGACCAACTTCTTGCccaaatgagaaaagaaaaacgttGAAAAGCTAAGGAACGGACAATAAGTTGGCCAAAGCAGTCTCCACCCCTCCATCAAACATAACCCATCCCCACTGGAGACACAATCCTCAAATTTAGTTGAACTAGCCAACGACCAGATATTTCTCAAGCATGACTCAATGTCATTCTTCAACACCTTTTGTGAACTGAAATCTTCAGgtaacttaaaagaaaaagcCAACACTTGTCGATTCAGCTCAGTACTCCGGGAATTTCGCATATGTGCACGCAATCGACTAACATAGAGTTTATGACCTTCAAAAGCAAGTACATCACATGATAGAGGATCCATACAGAAGATGACAGAATGAAAACCAACCatggaaataaaaacaaatttaatggTGTTCCTATTTCAAACATTAGAAATCAAAATTTCCTTCCCGACCTTGTCAGCAAGACAAGAATTATTTTGCTACAATTGGCTATCAAATGCAAGGTTTTATGTTTTCTGAAGGTTTGAAGCACTCAGTATTGAACAAAAGGCACATTGCAAAGACTTAAAACAATagtaaagatgaaaattaaaagcaaaagttcTTCCAAACACACCACAATGTCAGAGCCCAATAACTCCTGGTGAAAGAATAAACCAATGGACTTCTATTATCGTAGCTCaagcttttgcattttcccacGGTCTGAAGGAGATAAGGAACAATTCCATTCAACTAGAAAGCTAGCAAAGAAAATGTAAGGACAAAATGAACAAGCCATATCACCATCACAACAATTCAGACACTAGCATCATTTTCCGTGTGACATTAGTGGCCTTCAACACCATTTCACTACGTTATAGCTAACTAGGATGAGTGAGGACATCCTCGGAGAATCTTATGCGAAGGAATTTCCACATACCTATGGAGAAAATGCTACTTTGGATCATGGGTACAATCAAATGGTTCACAGGAGATTGTTCATCTTTCCACTTCTCATCACCCCTCAAGGTGCTTCAAGATCCAAGAACAGGAAAGAAATGGCTATGAAAGTAGAACCTCATCAATCAAGGTAATCTTCCCGTTCAACCTTAAGTTAGTTCACACTAGACTAGAGATCTTCCAGGAGAGGGATGGTGAATGAGAGGGGAAGGAACCACTACCTTCGCCAGATTCCTCGCCTCcaacattctctctcttccataatCACCCCCATCGTCAAACTCCTCCATTTGCTTCATTTCAAGCTGGAGCACAAAGGATCAAAGCCATCGGTGACTGCGTAATCAGCTAGCAGAGCATGTGAGCATGAATCTCACTTTCGAATCAGTCTTCCCATCGTCATCCACCAATAGTATGACAGAAATGGACCACCAAATGATGCTGGACCCCTCAATCTCTTCCCCTTCCTCTGTGCTCGATTTCCACCCTCCTCTTCTTACCCAGTGCCCAGAATCGCACCATGTCCTTGGCAACCTCATTGGCTTCCTGATGAAGATTTGACCATAGCCCGCAAACCTCAGCTTCTTGCTATTTCTTACCTCAAAAATCGTGCCCTATCGAGTGGTAAAAAGTCCGGAAATTTCTTAAGTGACTCACACCCATGCCTATCAAAGTGCTCCAGGAATTTACTAGGGCAGCGAATTTCAACTAAGCTTTTGCAATTGCGAACAATCAACCGCTTCATATGCTCCGACTTTGAAAGGTCCAGTACTTGAATGTGCTTGCGCTCAGAGATGTTCAACTCTTCCAGGGATCCCAATTTTTCAACGCCTTCTATCGCATGGAGATGATCCACCAGTCCATCCAAGTCGTCGAGTTGGTTTCTAGATAGGTTCAACTCTcttagggattttaaagtttcCAGACCATCCAATTTCTTCAGCCCAAGGCAATCCACCAGCCCTAATTCCGACAAGAATTTCAAATCGAAAAGATTTGGCAACATTTCCAATTTGGGACATTCCTCAACGTGAAGCGTCCGTATGCAGGAGGGAAGCTCTGGGATGCTTTGAAGAGACTTGCAATACCAAAGGGTGAGCTCCTTTAGATGCTTCAGGTGAGAGAGCGATGGCAGCTCATTGCTCTGACAGGTGAGCTTCGGGGATGATAAGTTAAAAGGAGGTTTCGGGAGTGACTCAAGCTCTCCAAGCAAAGTAAATCGAGGTGTTCGAGAGAATGAAGCTGATCTAAGTTTTCTGGCAAGCCAGAAATTTTTGCGAAAGCTAAACGAAGGGTCTTTAGAGAAGACAATCCACCTTTATCAAAATGAATTTGTCCTTCCAAGTCAAAGCATCCGTCAGCATTGATCTCTTGGAGGCTTTGCAATCTTCCAATAGAGCTCGGTAACCTTTCCATCCCGCTACCACAAATCctcagaattttcaatttgttaaatTCCTcaatggattcaggtaattcCTTAATCCCTGTATATGACAAGTCCAGCTCAACCAACTCTCTTAACTTCCCAATTGAAGAAGGGATTGGTTGCAACTTGCAGTATTCCACTATTGAGCTGGGAACTTCAATCGGTTGCAAACAATGCTTGGCACTAAGTGTCTTCAACTTCTTCAGAGATCCTATACATGGAgggatttcttttatttgagtCTCGTCTACGACAAGTTCTTCCAAATTTTCTAGTTCGCCCAATTGTTCGGGTAACTTCTTGAGACCCTTACAACGGCTCAAGTTCAAGAAAACGAGGCGCTTGACATCTCCAATGGAAGGGTCGATTTCCTCCAAACAAGCACAATTTTTCAGGATTAGCATCTCTAGATTTTTAAACATAGAGAGATTAGGGGTGCTCTTTAATCCTAAGCACCGCGAAAGATTGAGAACTTTCAACCTCTCCATCTACAAGAAAGAAACATGTTTCGAGATTAGCAGTTAGAAATACAATGATTTATCATCAAatgtaacaaaagaaaaggccatTTTCATCTTTACCTTAATTGAACTCCATCCTCTCCAATTTTCACTAATATGGTTTCCACTGTTATATTTACATGATAAATCAAGTACGACTAATTTCTCCAAATGAAAGTCGATCGCCTCAAAAGAGTCACAACATTTCTCCCACTTTAGCCATCTTAATTCAGCAAGTGATCCTTCTAAATAtccatcaaaatccacatcCTTTGCATGAAGGAACTTCAAGTTAGGCATTTTTTTGAAGCTCTCTCGGTCAATGAACTCTCTGGAGCCCCTTTCATCTAGACGTAGTgcctcaatattttctttttcctcctacaaaaagtaaaataaaataaaactgagGATTGTAAATACCATCCAACCTCCTTTTGTTAGTATACTTTGTGATATTGTGGCCGATGCATTTTTTCTACACTTCTAGggaaatagaaatatatttgatCTTCTACAATTACATGATCATGTAATACGTCAATCTTCACTCGTATGCcccaattttttatgttttatgtgAAACTCCTATAAAAAATTAGTCTAGTTTTCTTATagatttcgaaattaaatttcGTAACATACAAAGTATTAACAACCGGTGTCCCTTTGACATATATGAGAACCGTTATacatttcaaaaacaaaacgTACCTAATCAAACTTATGCATTCATAAAGGATGACAACTCATTCCCTTCCTGTTCATAAAATATTATTGGTTTTGGCATATTGCTCAATGGAAACAAGAATTTGGTCTATTCAACTCGACTTTTCGTTTTTGGATATTCAAGCTCAAAGCTCAACAACTAATCCTAAGACAAAGGACAAATTGTCTAATCAACCCAAAACTTACCGATTTTGCCGATTTAGTCTTAGACCTTTGcgtgaaatttcaatgtagtccttATGGTCAATTTTCATAGGAaattgttgaagttgaagtgGCAGTGTACAATATAGGATGGCTGAAATGACTAGGCCTCCATAACAACGATTTGCGACAAAAATTAATCGGAAGGACTACATTGGAATTTCGTGTCAAGATTTAGGGTTAAATCAGTAAGTTTATGACTGGATTGACATCCATGGattgattgggtaattttcctccaagatgagtgcaCTACTCAATTAGTCATAATTGAATTTGCCctatttagtcataaaattcaACCTAATCTTAAGAATTTGTTAGTGCATTTTTGCATTCACTCattcatataaaaatatatgaattagTAAAAATGTATGAATTAGTAAATCAAGGATAGTGATTATTATCGTTTTCCTCTTATTGCATtccatcatttattttttgctcctctaattatcttattt
This genomic stretch from Eucalyptus grandis isolate ANBG69807.140 chromosome 3, ASM1654582v1, whole genome shotgun sequence harbors:
- the LOC120291328 gene encoding disease resistance protein RUN1-like yields the protein MPNLKFLHAKDVDFDGYLEGSLAELRWLKWEKCCDSFEAIDFHLEKLVVLDLSCKYNSGNHISENWRGWSSIKMERLKVLNLSRCLGLKSTPNLSMFKNLEMLILKNCACLEEIDPSIGDVKRLVFLNLSRCKGLKKLPEQLGELENLEELVVDETQIKEIPPCIGSLKKLKTLSAKHCLQPIEVPSSIVEYCKLQPIPSSIGKLRELVELDLSYTGIKELPESIEEFNKLKILRICGSGMERLPSSIGRLQSLQEINADGCFDLEGQIHFDKGGLSSLKTLRLAFAKISGLPENLDQLHSLEHLDLLCLESLSHSRNLLLTYHPRSSPVRAMSCHRSLT